GTAACAGCTTGTGTTTTGTTTGGTTCTTGTTGTAATTGAGCAACTTCTTTTTGTAATTTATCATTTTCCACTTTCAGTTGTTGTACTTGTGTATTGTTATCAGCTTGAGTAGAACAAGCTGTTAACAATACACAAGACATTGCTCCAATCAGCATCCATTTTCCCATTCTGTTTTCCTCCCTTTACATGTGCACCTTATCCTTGCCTTTATATTACTCAACAAACATTAAAGGAAGATTAATGTACAAAAAAATAAAGTGAAGGCTTTTACAGGCAGTTAATCCCTACCTCCCTCGCATTCACCGAATTTTGAGGGAGGAGTCTTACTGCCCGTTAATGCGGGATAAAATGATATAATTAACTAGTTTCTAATCTTTCTTTAATGTTTTGGAATTATAGTGATACATATTAATAAGAAGAAAAGGAGAATGTTAATGCGAGTTCTTATCGTCGAAGATGAACAAGACTTACAAAATATATTGGTGAAACGATTAAATGCAGAACATTATAGTGTCGATGCATGTGGGAATGGAGAAGATGCCCTGGATTATATAAACATGGCTACCTACGATTTGATTGTCCTTGACATTATGATTCCCGGAATAGATGGTTTACACGTATTACAAAGATTACGCGCGGACAATAATGCAACTCCTGTCTTGCTTCTTACAGCTAAAGATACAATTGATGATCGTGTAACAGGACTCGACTTAGGTGCAGATGATTATTTAGTAAAGCCGTTTGCTTTTGATGAACTGTTAGCAAGAATTCGAGTGTTAATGCGAAGAACAACAGGAAATACATCTAATGTATTTGAAATCGCTGACCTAGTGGTAGATTGCAATATGCATAAAGTAACACGAGGAGACCAAGTTATCACTCTTTCCAGTAAAGAATTTGCAATTTTAGAATATATGATTCGTAATAAAGAAGTTGTGCTGACACGAGATAAAATTGAGCAACATGTGTGGAATTACGACTATGACGGCGGATCGAATATTATTGATGTTTACGTCCGCTATCTTCGTAAAAAAATTGATAGCCAGTTTGAAACGAAGTTAATTCATACAGTGCGCGGAACTGGTTACGTATTGCGAGTAGAATCATGAAAAGACTATCAATAAAAATGAGAGTGACCCTGTGGTATACGGGTCTAATTGTAATTATTATGGCACTCGTGTTAGCTTTTATTTTAACTTCTTCAGATAAAGTTTTGCTTTTTA
This DNA window, taken from Bacillus cereus ATCC 14579, encodes the following:
- a CDS encoding response regulator transcription factor, which codes for MRVLIVEDEQDLQNILVKRLNAEHYSVDACGNGEDALDYINMATYDLIVLDIMIPGIDGLHVLQRLRADNNATPVLLLTAKDTIDDRVTGLDLGADDYLVKPFAFDELLARIRVLMRRTTGNTSNVFEIADLVVDCNMHKVTRGDQVITLSSKEFAILEYMIRNKEVVLTRDKIEQHVWNYDYDGGSNIIDVYVRYLRKKIDSQFETKLIHTVRGTGYVLRVES